One genomic window of Pseudomonas chlororaphis subsp. piscium includes the following:
- the xdhB gene encoding xanthine dehydrogenase molybdopterin binding subunit, whose amino-acid sequence MSNHHKVEKTQAELSALFQQDLATGVGRSVKHDSAVKHVSGEAVYIDDRLEFPNQLHVYARLSDRAHAKILSIDTAPCYAFDGVRIVITHKDIPGLKDIGPLLPGDPLLAIDDVQFVGQPVLAVAARDLETARKAAMAAVIEYEDLEPVLDVVEALRKRHFVLDSHTHQRGDSAKALASAEHRIQGTLHIGGQEHFYLETQISSVMPTEDGGMIVYCSTQNPTEVQKLVAEVLDVSMNKIVVDMRRMGGGFGGKETQAASPACLCAVIAHLTGQPTKMRLPRVEDMLMTGKRHPFYIEYDVGFDSTGRLHGIQLELAGNCGCSPDLSASIVDRAMFHADNSYYLGDATINGHRCKTNTASNTAYRGFGGPQGMVAIEEVMDAIARHLALDPLAVRKANYYGKTERNITHYYQTVEHNMLEEMTAELEASSQYAERRETIRRYNANSPILKKGLALTPVKFGISFTASFLNQAGALVHVYTDGSIHLNHGGTEMGQGLNTKVAQVVAEVFQVEIDRVQITATNTDKVPNTSPTAASSGADLNGKAAQNAAEIIKKRLVEFAARQYKVSEEDVEFHNGHVRVRDQILSFEELIQQAYFAQVSLSSTGFYKTPKIYYDRAQARGRPFYYYAYGAACAEVIVDTLTGEYKMLRTDILHDVGASLNPAIDIGQVEGGFIQGMGWLTMEELVWNAKGKLMTNGPASYKIPAVADMPLDLRVKLVENRKNPEDTVFHSKAVGEPPFMLGIAVWCAIKDAVASLGDYRHQPRIDAPATPERVLWGCEQMRQLKVTKAVEAESELAPL is encoded by the coding sequence ATGTCTAATCATCACAAAGTCGAGAAGACCCAAGCCGAACTGAGCGCCCTGTTTCAGCAGGACCTGGCCACCGGCGTCGGACGCAGCGTCAAGCACGACAGCGCCGTCAAGCACGTGTCCGGCGAAGCGGTGTACATCGATGACCGGCTGGAATTCCCCAACCAGTTGCATGTGTATGCGCGCCTCTCGGACCGGGCCCACGCGAAGATCCTCAGCATCGACACCGCGCCCTGCTACGCCTTCGACGGCGTGCGCATCGTCATCACTCACAAGGACATCCCGGGGCTGAAAGACATCGGCCCGCTGCTGCCCGGCGACCCGCTGCTGGCCATCGACGATGTGCAGTTCGTCGGTCAGCCGGTGCTGGCCGTGGCCGCCCGCGACCTGGAAACCGCGCGCAAGGCGGCCATGGCCGCGGTCATCGAATACGAGGACCTGGAGCCGGTGCTGGACGTGGTCGAAGCCCTGCGCAAGCGCCACTTCGTCCTCGACAGCCACACTCACCAGCGCGGTGACTCGGCCAAGGCCCTGGCCAGCGCCGAGCATCGTATCCAGGGCACCCTGCACATCGGCGGCCAGGAACACTTCTACCTGGAGACCCAGATCTCCTCGGTGATGCCCACCGAAGACGGCGGCATGATCGTCTACTGCTCGACCCAGAACCCCACCGAAGTGCAGAAGCTGGTGGCCGAGGTGCTGGACGTGTCGATGAACAAGATCGTAGTCGACATGCGCCGCATGGGCGGTGGTTTCGGCGGCAAGGAAACCCAGGCCGCCAGCCCGGCATGCCTGTGCGCGGTGATCGCGCACCTCACCGGCCAGCCGACCAAGATGCGCCTGCCGCGGGTCGAAGACATGCTGATGACCGGCAAACGCCACCCCTTCTATATCGAGTACGACGTCGGCTTCGACAGCACCGGGCGCCTGCATGGCATCCAGCTGGAGCTGGCCGGCAACTGCGGTTGCTCGCCGGACCTGTCGGCCTCGATCGTCGACCGGGCGATGTTCCACGCCGACAACTCGTACTACCTGGGCGACGCCACCATCAACGGCCATCGCTGCAAGACCAACACCGCGTCGAACACCGCCTACCGCGGCTTCGGTGGCCCGCAAGGCATGGTCGCCATCGAGGAAGTGATGGACGCCATCGCCCGCCATCTCGCCCTCGACCCGCTGGCCGTGCGCAAGGCCAACTACTACGGCAAGACCGAACGCAACATCACCCACTACTACCAGACCGTCGAGCACAACATGCTCGAAGAAATGACCGCCGAACTGGAAGCCAGCAGCCAGTACGCCGAGCGCCGCGAAACGATTCGCCGCTACAACGCCAACAGCCCGATCCTGAAAAAGGGCCTGGCGCTGACCCCGGTGAAATTCGGCATTTCCTTCACTGCCAGCTTCCTCAACCAGGCCGGCGCGCTGGTGCACGTCTACACCGACGGCAGCATCCACCTCAACCACGGTGGCACGGAAATGGGCCAGGGCCTGAACACCAAGGTGGCGCAGGTAGTGGCCGAGGTGTTCCAGGTGGAAATCGATCGGGTGCAGATCACCGCGACCAACACCGACAAGGTGCCCAACACCTCGCCGACCGCCGCTTCCAGCGGTGCCGACCTGAACGGCAAGGCTGCGCAGAACGCAGCGGAAATCATCAAGAAACGCCTGGTGGAGTTTGCCGCCCGGCAGTACAAGGTCAGCGAGGAAGATGTGGAATTCCACAACGGCCATGTGCGGGTCCGCGACCAGATCCTGAGTTTCGAGGAACTGATCCAGCAGGCCTATTTCGCCCAGGTCTCGCTGTCCAGCACCGGCTTCTACAAGACCCCAAAAATCTACTACGACCGTGCCCAGGCCCGTGGCCGGCCGTTCTACTACTACGCCTACGGCGCCGCCTGCGCCGAGGTGATAGTCGACACCCTGACCGGCGAGTACAAGATGCTGCGCACCGACATCCTGCATGACGTCGGCGCCTCGCTGAACCCGGCCATCGACATCGGCCAGGTGGAAGGCGGCTTTATCCAGGGCATGGGCTGGCTGACCATGGAAGAACTGGTGTGGAACGCCAAGGGCAAGCTGATGACCAACGGCCCGGCCAGCTACAAGATTCCCGCGGTGGCCGACATGCCGCTGGACCTGCGGGTCAAGCTGGTGGAAAACCGCAAGAATCCGGAAGACACGGTGTTCCACTCCAAGGCCGTGGGCGAGCCGCCGTTCATGCTCGGCATCGCCGTCTGGTGCGCGATCAAGGACGCCGTGGCCAGCCTTGGCGATTACCGGCACCAGCCAAGGATCGACGCGCCAGCCACGCCGGAGCGGGTGTTGTGGGGCTGCGAGCAGATGCGCCAGCTGAAGGTGACCAAGGCCGTCGAGGCCGAGTCTGAACTGGCGCCGCTCTAG
- the xdhA gene encoding xanthine dehydrogenase small subunit, whose amino-acid sequence MIQFLLNQELRSEHSLDPNLTVLNYLREHLGKPGTKEGCASGDCGACTVVVGELQTDDTGAEHIRYRSLNSCLTFVSSLHGKQLISVEDLKHQGQLHSVQKAMVECHGSQCGFCTPGFVMSLFAMQKNSEQPDSHKAHEALAGNLCRCTGYRPILAAAEQACCGKQPDQFDAREAETIARLKAIAPSETGELNSGDKRCLVPLTLSDLADLYDAYPQARLLAGGTDLALEVTQFHRPLPVMIYVGNVAEMKRVERFDDRLEIGAATALSDCYDALKAEYPDFGELLQRFASLQIRNQGTLGGNIGNASPIGDSPPLLIALGAQIVLCKGNSRRTLALEGYFIDYRVTARQESEFIEKIIVPRASAQQLFRAYKVSKRLDDDISAVCAAFNLRIENGVIADARVAFGGMAATPKRAKHCEAALLGAPWSEATVERACAALGEDFTPLSDFRASKEYRLLSAQNLLRKYFIELQTPHIETRVTAYV is encoded by the coding sequence GTGATCCAGTTTTTACTCAACCAGGAACTCCGTAGCGAGCACAGCCTGGACCCGAATCTGACGGTGCTCAATTATCTGCGCGAGCATCTGGGCAAGCCCGGCACCAAGGAAGGCTGCGCCAGTGGCGACTGTGGCGCCTGCACCGTGGTGGTCGGCGAATTGCAGACCGACGACACGGGCGCGGAGCACATCCGTTATCGCAGCCTCAACTCGTGCCTGACCTTCGTCTCGTCGCTGCACGGCAAACAGCTGATCAGCGTCGAAGACCTCAAGCACCAGGGCCAGTTGCACAGCGTGCAGAAGGCCATGGTCGAGTGCCACGGTTCGCAGTGCGGCTTCTGCACGCCGGGCTTCGTCATGTCGCTGTTCGCCATGCAGAAGAACTCCGAGCAACCCGACTCGCACAAGGCCCATGAAGCCCTGGCCGGCAACCTGTGCCGCTGCACCGGCTACCGCCCGATCCTCGCCGCCGCCGAGCAGGCCTGCTGCGGCAAACAGCCGGACCAGTTCGACGCCCGCGAAGCCGAGACCATCGCGCGCCTGAAAGCCATCGCCCCCAGCGAGACCGGTGAGCTGAACAGCGGCGACAAACGCTGCCTGGTACCACTGACCCTGTCCGACTTGGCCGACCTGTATGACGCCTATCCGCAAGCCCGACTGCTGGCCGGCGGCACCGACCTGGCGCTGGAAGTCACCCAGTTCCACCGCCCGCTGCCGGTGATGATCTACGTCGGCAACGTCGCCGAGATGAAACGCGTCGAACGCTTCGACGATCGCCTGGAAATCGGCGCCGCCACCGCCCTCTCCGATTGCTACGACGCCCTCAAGGCCGAATACCCGGACTTCGGCGAACTGCTGCAACGCTTCGCCTCGCTGCAGATCCGCAACCAGGGCACCCTGGGCGGCAACATTGGCAATGCCTCGCCCATCGGCGACTCTCCACCCTTGCTGATCGCCCTGGGCGCGCAGATCGTCCTGTGCAAGGGCAACAGCCGCCGCACCCTGGCCCTGGAAGGCTATTTCATCGACTACCGCGTCACCGCGCGCCAGGAAAGCGAGTTCATCGAGAAGATCATCGTGCCGCGGGCCAGCGCCCAGCAGCTGTTCCGCGCCTACAAGGTGTCCAAGCGCCTGGACGATGATATTTCCGCGGTCTGCGCAGCCTTCAACCTGCGCATCGAGAATGGCGTGATCGCCGACGCTCGCGTGGCCTTCGGCGGCATGGCCGCCACCCCGAAACGCGCCAAGCACTGTGAAGCCGCGCTGCTCGGCGCGCCCTGGAGCGAGGCCACCGTCGAGCGTGCCTGCGCCGCCCTGGGCGAGGACTTCACCCCGCTTTCGGACTTCCGCGCCAGCAAGGAATACCGCCTGCTCAGCGCCCAGAACCTGCTGCGCAAATACTTTATCGAACTGCAAACACCGCACATCGAGACCCGGGTGACCGCTTATGTCTAA
- a CDS encoding GntR family transcriptional regulator — protein sequence MTFKAPDSLAEQIAHHLAERIIRGELKPGERIQEQKVTLALNVSRGSVREALLILERRHLIAILPRRGAHVTELTPHKVQSLCTLMSELYILLGNSVANGWELQADMAPFLQIQQRLIAAYERQDIRSFVEDSFNVMRAAYPFADNPYLQETVENLQPAMSRAYFLALEQRKAEMSEFLDLFEQLLAAVLARDLPTIRLVLTAYARRSCDLVVAALTVA from the coding sequence ATGACGTTCAAGGCGCCGGACAGCCTCGCCGAGCAAATCGCTCACCACCTCGCCGAACGCATCATTCGCGGCGAGCTCAAGCCTGGGGAGCGGATTCAGGAACAGAAGGTCACGCTGGCCCTCAACGTCAGCCGCGGCTCGGTCCGCGAGGCCCTGCTGATCCTCGAGCGCCGTCACCTGATCGCGATCCTGCCGCGTCGCGGCGCCCATGTGACCGAACTCACCCCGCACAAGGTGCAGAGCCTGTGCACCCTGATGAGCGAGCTGTACATCCTGCTGGGCAACTCGGTGGCCAACGGCTGGGAACTGCAGGCCGACATGGCGCCATTCCTGCAGATCCAGCAACGGCTGATCGCCGCCTACGAGCGCCAGGACATCCGCAGCTTCGTCGAAGACAGCTTCAACGTGATGCGCGCCGCCTATCCGTTTGCCGACAACCCGTACCTGCAGGAAACCGTCGAGAACCTGCAGCCGGCGATGAGCCGTGCCTATTTCCTGGCCTTGGAGCAGCGCAAGGCGGAAATGAGCGAATTCCTCGACCTGTTCGAGCAACTGCTGGCCGCCGTGCTGGCCCGTGACCTGCCGACCATCCGCCTGGTGCTGACGGCCTATGCCCGGCGCAGTTGCGATCTGGTAGTCGCTGCCTTGACGGTTGCCTGA
- the smc gene encoding chromosome segregation protein SMC — MRLKCIKLAGFKSFVDPTTVNFPSNMAAVVGPNGCGKSNIIDAVRWVMGESSAKNLRGESMTDVIFNGSTSRKPVSQASIELVFDNSDGTLIGEYAAYAEISIRRKVTRDSQNSYFLNGTKCRRRDITDIFLGTGLGPRSYSIIEQGMISKLIEAKPEDLRNFIEEAAGISKYKERRRETENRIRRTHENLARLTDLREELERQLERLHRQAQAAEKYQEYKAEERQLKAQLSALRWQELNEQVGQRESIIGNQEVGFEALVAEQRNADAAIERLRDGHHELSERFNLVQGRFYSVGGDIARVEQSIQHGQQRLRQLQDDLREAERARLETESHLGHDRTLLATLGEELEMLEPEQEVSSAAAEEAAAALEEAETTMHGWQEQWDGFNLKSAEPRRQAEVQQSRIQQLEGSMERLGERQRRLVEERALLAADPEDAAILELNEQLAASEATLEDLQASEDGQVERLEQLRQELHQATQAQQQAQGELQRLNGRLASLEALQQAALNPGTGAAEWLREQQLAERPRLAEGLKVEAGWELAVETVLGADLQAVLVDDFAGFDLAGFEQGDLRLLQLAGEGARIPGSLLDKVDAQVDLAPWLGQVKPVESLEQALALRGQLAAGESLISRDGFWVGRHFLRVRRASEAESGMLARNQEIEQLSQERDEREASVEDLETHLQNLRAQQRQQENGREHLRRLLQDEARQQGELKAKLSAGKAKAEQLALRRTRLDEEVAELGEQRAVEHEQVGEARLQLQEALDSMALDTEQRELLLAQRDSLRERLDRVRQEARQHKDHAHQLAVRLGSLKAQHDSTRQALERLELQSERLTEKREQLSLNLEEGAAPLEELRLKLEELLEKRMTVDVELKSAQIAMEDADRELRDAEKRRTQAEQQSQLIRGQLEQQRMEWQALSVRRKTLQDQLLEDGYDLQGVLATLTEQASEKEAEEELERIAARIQRLGAINLAAIDEYQQQSERKRYLDAQDADLVEALETLENVIRKIDKETRNRFKDTFDQINGGLQALFPKVFGGGSAYLELTGEDLLDTGVTIMARPPGKKNSTIHLLSGGEKALTALALVFAIFKLNPAPFCMLDEVDAPLDDANVGRYARLVKEMSQTVQFIYITHNKIAMEMADQLMGVTMHEPGCSRLVAVDVEEAMAMVDA, encoded by the coding sequence GTGCGGCTCAAGTGCATCAAGCTGGCGGGGTTCAAATCCTTCGTCGACCCGACCACGGTGAACTTCCCCAGTAACATGGCGGCGGTGGTCGGGCCCAATGGTTGCGGCAAGTCGAACATCATCGACGCCGTGCGTTGGGTGATGGGCGAGAGCTCGGCCAAGAACCTGCGCGGCGAGTCGATGACCGACGTCATCTTCAACGGCTCCACCAGCCGCAAGCCGGTAAGCCAGGCCAGCATCGAGCTGGTCTTCGACAACTCCGACGGCACCCTGATCGGCGAGTACGCGGCCTACGCGGAAATCTCCATCCGCCGCAAGGTTACCCGCGACAGCCAGAACAGCTATTTCCTCAACGGCACCAAGTGCCGCCGTCGCGACATTACCGATATCTTCCTCGGTACCGGCCTGGGGCCACGCAGCTACTCGATCATCGAGCAGGGCATGATCTCCAAGCTGATCGAAGCCAAGCCGGAAGACCTGCGCAACTTCATCGAAGAAGCGGCGGGGATTTCCAAGTACAAGGAGCGCCGCCGGGAAACCGAAAACCGCATCCGCCGTACTCACGAAAACCTGGCGCGCCTGACCGACCTGCGCGAAGAGCTGGAGCGCCAGCTCGAACGCCTGCATCGCCAGGCCCAGGCTGCCGAGAAGTACCAGGAATACAAAGCCGAGGAGCGTCAGCTCAAGGCCCAGCTGTCGGCACTGCGCTGGCAGGAGCTTAACGAGCAGGTCGGGCAGCGCGAATCGATCATCGGCAACCAGGAAGTCGGCTTCGAAGCCCTGGTGGCGGAGCAACGCAATGCCGATGCTGCTATCGAGCGCTTGCGTGACGGGCACCATGAACTGTCCGAGCGCTTCAATCTGGTGCAGGGGCGCTTCTATTCGGTCGGCGGCGATATCGCCCGGGTCGAGCAGAGCATCCAGCACGGCCAACAGCGTTTGCGCCAGTTGCAGGACGACCTGCGCGAGGCCGAGCGCGCGCGCCTGGAAACCGAATCCCACCTGGGTCACGACCGTACCTTGCTTGCCACCCTCGGCGAAGAGCTGGAAATGCTCGAGCCCGAGCAGGAAGTCAGCAGCGCCGCCGCCGAAGAGGCTGCCGCGGCCCTGGAAGAAGCCGAAACCACCATGCACGGCTGGCAGGAGCAGTGGGACGGATTCAACCTCAAGTCCGCCGAGCCGCGGCGCCAGGCCGAGGTGCAGCAGTCGCGTATCCAGCAGCTCGAAGGCAGCATGGAGCGTCTGGGCGAGCGCCAGCGGCGTCTGGTGGAGGAGCGTGCGTTGCTGGCCGCCGATCCGGAAGACGCGGCAATCCTCGAACTCAACGAACAACTCGCGGCCAGCGAAGCGACCCTGGAAGACTTGCAGGCCAGCGAAGACGGTCAGGTCGAACGCCTGGAACAGTTGCGTCAGGAGCTGCATCAGGCGACTCAGGCCCAGCAGCAGGCCCAGGGCGAACTACAGCGTCTCAATGGTCGCCTGGCTTCGCTGGAGGCCTTGCAGCAGGCGGCGCTCAATCCGGGGACCGGCGCGGCGGAGTGGCTGCGCGAGCAACAGCTGGCCGAGCGTCCGCGTCTGGCCGAAGGCTTGAAGGTCGAGGCGGGTTGGGAGCTGGCGGTGGAAACCGTGCTCGGCGCCGACCTGCAAGCGGTGCTGGTCGACGACTTTGCCGGGTTCGACCTGGCCGGGTTCGAGCAGGGCGACCTGCGCCTGCTCCAGCTGGCGGGCGAGGGCGCGCGGATACCCGGCAGCCTGTTGGACAAGGTCGATGCCCAGGTCGATCTGGCGCCCTGGCTGGGCCAGGTCAAGCCGGTGGAAAGCCTTGAGCAGGCCCTGGCTCTGCGTGGCCAATTGGCGGCCGGTGAGAGCCTGATCAGCCGCGACGGTTTCTGGGTCGGCCGGCATTTTCTGCGGGTGCGTCGTGCCAGCGAAGCGGAAAGCGGCATGCTCGCGCGCAACCAGGAAATCGAGCAGCTGAGCCAGGAGCGCGACGAGCGCGAAGCCAGCGTGGAAGACCTGGAAACCCACTTGCAGAACCTGCGTGCCCAGCAGCGGCAGCAGGAGAACGGTCGCGAACACCTGCGCCGCCTGCTGCAGGACGAGGCTCGTCAGCAGGGTGAATTGAAAGCCAAGCTTTCCGCCGGCAAGGCCAAGGCCGAGCAACTGGCCCTGCGCCGTACCCGCCTGGATGAAGAAGTGGCGGAGCTGGGCGAGCAGCGCGCCGTGGAACACGAGCAGGTGGGCGAAGCCCGTCTGCAACTGCAGGAAGCCCTCGACAGCATGGCCCTGGACACCGAGCAGCGCGAATTGCTGCTGGCCCAGCGCGACAGTTTGCGCGAGCGCCTGGACCGGGTGCGCCAGGAGGCGCGCCAGCACAAGGATCACGCTCACCAGTTGGCGGTACGCCTGGGTTCGCTCAAGGCCCAGCACGACTCCACCCGTCAGGCCCTGGAACGCCTGGAGCTGCAATCGGAGCGTCTGACGGAGAAGCGCGAACAGCTCAGCCTGAACCTGGAGGAGGGCGCCGCACCGCTGGAAGAGCTGCGCCTGAAGCTCGAGGAATTGCTGGAAAAACGCATGACCGTCGACGTCGAGCTCAAGAGCGCGCAGATCGCCATGGAAGATGCCGACCGCGAATTGCGCGACGCGGAAAAACGTCGGACCCAGGCCGAGCAGCAATCGCAATTGATCCGTGGCCAGCTCGAACAGCAGCGTATGGAGTGGCAGGCCTTGAGCGTGCGCCGCAAGACCTTGCAGGACCAATTGCTGGAAGACGGCTACGACTTGCAGGGCGTGCTCGCCACGCTGACCGAACAGGCCAGCGAGAAAGAAGCCGAGGAAGAACTCGAGCGGATTGCCGCGCGCATTCAGCGCCTGGGGGCGATCAACCTCGCGGCCATCGATGAGTACCAGCAGCAGTCCGAGCGCAAGCGTTATCTGGATGCCCAGGACGCCGATCTGGTGGAAGCCCTGGAAACCCTGGAAAACGTGATTCGCAAGATCGACAAGGAAACCCGTAATCGTTTCAAGGATACCTTTGATCAGATTAACGGCGGTTTACAGGCGCTCTTTCCAAAAGTTTTCGGTGGCGGCAGCGCTTATTTGGAACTGACGGGCGAAGATCTACTCGATACAGGGGTAACGATCATGGCGCGTCCGCCAGGGAAGAAGAACAGCACCATTCATTTGTTGTCCGGTGGTGAGAAAGCATTGACGGCCCTGGCGCTGGTATTTGCCATCTTCAAGTTGAACCCGGCGCCGTTCTGCATGCTCGACGAAGTTGACGCCCCGCTGGATGACGCTAACGTTGGACGCTACGCAAGGCTGGTTAAAGAGATGTCGCAGACGGTGCAGTTCATCTATATCACCCACAACAAGATCGCCATGGAAATGGCCGATCAATTGATGGGCGTGACGATGCACGAGCCCGGCTGTTCGCGCCTGGTAGCGGTGGATGTCGAGGAGGCGATGGCGATGGTGGACGCCTGA
- the zipA gene encoding cell division protein ZipA: MEIGLREWLIVIGIIVIAGILFDGWRRMRGGKGKLKFRLDRSLSNLPDDDSSAELLGPPRVLDTHKEPQLDEHDLPSMSAPVREPRESGSKRGKRASEPQQGDLNLNLDLDGGPSFSSRDDDFPDETKASGYADKDQPQAEEVLVISVICRDSGGFKGPALLQNILESGLRFGEMDIFHRHESMAGNGEVLFSMANAVKPGVFDLDDIDHFSTPAVSFFLGLPGPRHPKQAFDVMVAAARKLSQELNGELKDDQRSVLTAQTIEHYRQRIVEFERRALTQKR; the protein is encoded by the coding sequence ATGGAAATCGGTCTGCGCGAGTGGCTGATCGTCATCGGCATCATTGTCATTGCCGGTATTCTTTTTGATGGCTGGCGCCGTATGCGCGGCGGCAAAGGAAAGTTGAAATTCCGTCTGGATCGTAGCCTGTCCAACCTGCCGGACGACGACAGCAGTGCCGAACTGCTGGGCCCGCCCCGCGTGCTGGATACCCATAAGGAACCGCAACTCGATGAGCACGACCTGCCGTCGATGAGCGCGCCAGTGCGCGAGCCGCGTGAATCCGGTTCCAAGCGTGGCAAGCGTGCCAGCGAGCCACAGCAGGGCGACCTGAACCTCAACCTGGATCTGGACGGCGGCCCGAGCTTCAGCAGCCGTGACGACGACTTCCCGGATGAAACCAAGGCTTCCGGTTACGCCGACAAGGACCAGCCGCAAGCCGAAGAAGTGCTGGTGATCAGCGTGATCTGCCGTGACTCCGGCGGCTTCAAGGGCCCGGCGCTGTTGCAGAACATCCTGGAAAGCGGCCTGCGTTTTGGCGAGATGGATATTTTCCACCGTCACGAAAGCATGGCCGGCAATGGCGAAGTACTGTTCTCCATGGCCAACGCGGTCAAGCCAGGCGTGTTCGACCTGGACGACATCGACCACTTCAGCACCCCGGCCGTGAGCTTCTTCCTCGGCCTGCCAGGCCCGCGTCATCCGAAGCAGGCTTTCGACGTGATGGTGGCCGCGGCGCGCAAGCTGTCCCAGGAACTGAACGGCGAACTGAAGGACGACCAGCGCAGCGTGCTGACCGCCCAGACCATCGAACACTACCGTCAGCGCATCGTCGAATTCGAGCGTCGCGCCCTGACCCAGAAGCGCTGA